AATTACGCGACTCCGAGCTGTCCTctctttaaactttttaaagtGTAATCTAAAACGAAATAAGCTAATCTCCCTGGCcttttttgtgtttatgttgctCCTACAAAAGGGTGATGGTGAAGATGTTGAGTTCATAATTACGAAATTGATTTCCAAAGCAACGTGGCACGCTCTTATTGAATTCTTGAATATGACCCGCTTGTACAACATGGCACTACTAATTTATAAATGAATGTGCAATCCCGAGGTCCATATCATGATCCATCGAACTCTTTAAACGTATTTAGATGTGCTAGCTTCTGTTTAATTAAATGTAAATAATGAATAGGTCTAGTCGTTGTCTTAGTTTATGTATGACGgaaattaggtgtcaataatcGTTTTGTGAGTAGCTAAATCGTACGTGGATTACAGAGAATTCGTTTGTATTTTTGCGATGTGAAATGCTTTTAAGGTTTCAGAAGCTTCTcaacgaacgaacgaacgaacgcACGCAGAGGAAGAGAATGGCGAAGCGGAGCTTTCTATGGCCGAGACGGTTCTCCTTCTTTGTTGAACCGACCTCTAAAACTCATTCCTGCCCCGCAAAATGAACCCCCGTTCAAAACAAATTAACCACCAAGCGCTCCATCAAAATCCAGAGATCAACGCAAGCGAACAACGACAAAAATTAATCCAATccaggaagaagagaggaacgATGCACAGGCCAATGATCACGATGCTCTCCATCTTAATAATCCTAGCTCTCTCCGTAAATGCACAGCCGAGTAGCTCCGATTTGATATCACAAGTCTGCGCGCACGTACCTCGCAAAGGCTTCTGCGAATCCACGCTCCGGTCCGATCCGAGGAGCGAGGGGGCGGACACGGCCGGGCTCGCGGCGGTCGCGCTGGCGCTCGCCGCCTCGAACGCGACGGACAATGCCGCCTTCATCGGGCGGAtgctcggcggcggcggcgacggctgGGCCGGGGGGAGCCTGGACCCGGCGGTGGAGCAGTGCCTCAGCGACTGCGCCGACCAGTACGTGGACGCGGTGGAGCAGGTGGAGGCGTCGATCGCCGCCGCGAGCGCCCGGGACTACGGCGGCCTGAGGCCGTGGGTGAAGGCGGCGCTCGCGGACGCGGAGTCGTGCGAGGAAGGGTTCAGGATGGAGGCCGGGGGCCACCAGATGTTGATGTCGCGCCGGAACAAGGTGTTCAAGCTGCTGTGCGACACGGCGCTGAGGATCGTGGAACTGCTGGTGCTCGCCTGACGGAGGTGACGACGGAGGCGGACGCGTTCGCCGTCGAAGCGAcggacgaagagagagagagtgtgtgtgttgAAATGAGAATCGTTGCGGGagatttatttacttttattccCCAAAATTGCATTTTCAGAAATACGTGGAATTGTCTTTTCCGTCCTTGCGCATGTTTTCACCCGTTTAGAATTCCAAAACCACTCAGCAAGCTTTCAGAGGATACATTAACCGGCGGATCAGATCTTCTTTCAGGCTTTCAGTACCATCATGCTCCCGTGCTTCTGGTTCGATAGACAGTCACCGCACGACATTGCAGGTAAAAGTTTTCAGTTATATCCAACAAGAGTACACGGCGGTCGGAGCTCAGCCCTTGCCAAAAAAAAGTCAAACGGGTTGCTGCGAATCTTATTCAAATTAACCTGCACTCGTATTCATGGCACCACCCGAGTTGATGTAAACTTCTTTCCACAGGATTCGAAATTCAATGCAACAGTGTTATTGTTGTCAAGTCAATCAAATTATTTGTCTAGGTTGCTTCCCCGGCCAACTCAATGGAATCAGCATACCTCTTACCAGAAAGTATCTGCTGAACTTGTTAAATAAGCGGGTGAGATTGAATTGCTCTATGCTTCGTAAAAGAACAATACAATAAGAACGGATTAGAGATACGCCTCAAACTGGACATGGACATATGGTTTAGCTGACTTTTAGTAAGCTAATGATAGCACAATTTGGTAAGATGTGCTTGGTATAAATCGAGGAGTTGCGATGACTACTTTTGCAGAAGCAGTCCTTGCACTATCGTAGAACTCAACTTGGACGCAAGCACAACAACTGGTGAGGGCATTTCAGCATGACGACCCTCCAGAACAGAATCTTGCAAATAAGCACCAAACATCAGAAGAATGAAACTTACAAATTGCACTTCCATGGCTGGTCCATGctacaaattaaattttatgaatcAAAGCATACTTCATCCTTTTAATGTCCCTTGAAGCATGCAGTGACCTGTTGTTGACAATCAAGCTGCACTTTCTGGTTTCAGCATACCAGATCACCTATGGGATAAACTGCTTTGCGGGCTATAGATCCACCAGGATCTACATCTTAGCACGGATTATCAACTGCCTGTGGAACCGGCTTCACCTGGACATggcaaaaatgaacaaataagtACAAACAATTTCCTAAGAAAATCAGGACTTTTATTTGGTAGCTGCATACTGAAGTACTCTCCAACATTTCGCTCagacaaaattggaaatggtGGACTTGACGTAATTATGATATCTCTGAATGTATGGTTATTGAACAGCTAAGCGATGGCAGCTCTTGCAGTAGCATGGACAACATTGaggcaaaagtaaaaaaagacaTTATGCAGGGTTAGCTGCAACACTTTGGCACCTCCGAATCTCCGTTTCCTGATAAATCTTGTTTAGATTAGTGGTGCATGCATAATTGATCATTACCCAGCAAGCTAATAAGCCTCAACCATTCTCTTGCTTGGTCAAGTCCATAAGAAACCCACCTATACAGTTGTTCTGGCCAATGTGCTAACTGATTACAGAATGTACTTTGCTTGAAGATACAGAGGAAACAAAATTCCAGCAAAATGATGATAAATCAGCAAAAAGGATCCATTAAGAAATATACAAGCACAAACTACAGCTATCACTTTTCTTGCTCTATGAAATTggtcaaaatcaaatttcttgCAAAAGAATGGTCATAACGACAACCATATCATGAAAATCATAATAACACTCAGAGATTCATCTCTTTATGCAGTCTACTCTCAGCTGCAAAGCACAACTACCAGGGCCTGTAGTGTATGAGAAGGCACAAGTAGGTGAAGCATGGTAAACCATCAGTCTTACAAGGATTTCATTTGTAAATCTTTCATGAATTTGCAATGCTTCAGTAGATATTTCTGCTGAAGTAGTTGATCAAGAGTAAAATGTGTAATTCCATAGCAACAAGTAGGTGAAACAATAATTTTCACACCTACAGCTAACAAGAGGCTAAAATTTAATACTACTTATGGCTTTATATTGAATCCACTGacattggagaaaacttctccACAAGCAACATTGGTTGCATGACCAGTGGGGAATGAGTAAGTTAATGTAGTGAAATCTCTGAGTCTGTGTGTTTAACAGTGTTTGTGACTGGAGAAAAGATTCTCCAATGTGCGCCTGCTCAAAGTCCTTATCTTATTTGTTAACAAGTGCTCTCAGGATTTTCTATTGATACTCCAGTAATCCACATATCTGTAAATCACGGTATCCTGATTATTGAGATCAAGCCAAGTTCCTTCTGTTAGCACTCTAATATGATATTGAAAGTAGAAAAACCAGGCACCTGGAACCAGCCTATCGATTTGAACTCTTCTTACCAGTTCTCGAAATTTAAGAATGTAAAGCATCTCCCCGTAACGTCGTGTTGCACGCCTCTCTAACTTGGAAACATGCTTCCAGAAGCCATAAACCCCAGCCAGTGTCATCAACCTTTCAGAATAGATCTTCCACGTATACCTGCAGATAAGCAAAAGTCTGACTAAGTTGCGTGTATACAAGCTGAAGATGCATCATACTGATGCTGTCTCCCACTCACCGATCATAAATCCTCTGGAGCCCTGCGTCAGATATTTTCTTCCAACAACTCAAGTCCTCCTTGCACCGTTGTAAGAAATCAACCATGAGTGCTGAAGCCTGGTCTGGGTGATAAGGATTGATATGGAAACCTGACACGCCATGCTCGATGATCTCTGCAGGACCTCCCTGGCAAGTGGCAAATGTTGGCAAGCCACAAGTCATGGCCTCTACAACAGTGAGTCCAAAGGATTCATACAGAGCTGGCTGCAATCCAAAAGTATGTGTTTAGGGAAGGCCTTGAAAATGGATACTCACCAATGATCATAATGTGCACAAATTGGTCACCTGAACAAAAACACCTTTTGTGTCAGCTATGCATCGATAGAGCTCACCATTACAAGCTCGATTTGTTTGCACAGATATCCATCGAAACTGGCCATCTAACTTGTACGTCTTAATCAAGTCATGCATCTTCTcaatttcttcagcttcttcccTATCTTTGGACTTCTTCACATCATTGTTACCAGCTATGACAACAAGATTAGCCAATTCCCTCAGTTCAGAACTCTTACCATAGCATTCCACCAACCCAGTGATGTTTTTAACTCGGTCCAACCTTGCCATTTGAAAGACAATAGGCTTGGATTTATCTCTCAATCTGCCACTGCAGGGATTTCATATGTAGGTATAAGAAAATAGTAATGAGGCAAGGAAGATCCACAGTTAAGATGGGACTCACACATGCTTTTCATTTTGCTCGGTATGAAAGAGCAATTTCTCTATCGAATCATGTAAAGCTGTAAGTCGCCTATGCTTTTCAAAGTAAGGAAAATAAATGCTCATATCTGCCCCAGGAGAGACAATATTGAACTTTGGATCAAAAACATCAATTCCATGAACAACCCTATACAACCCTGGAAGTGTAAAGGCAGTGTAGCTCTCATACTGCCCGACAGTATTCTTCCTGAAAGGAATGGGAAGATTGAGTCAAATTGGTAGATTTTTTCACTCCACAATGCACAAGGTCTCAGAAGGAAAAACAGGACAAACAAGTTGAGTCGCATGTTATTACAGTCACAAGGAGCACAACTGAGCTAAATAGTTAATAACGAAATACACTAATTTAcctataaaaaatattatttgggtATAGAGTTGTGCGAGCATTATCAATCTGTTATACATAGCATACCAGACTTTGATCCAAGATTTTTAAGCATTACCACATGGCtatcatttattttccaacCTGTAAGTTGATAGTAAGTTATGTATGACCAAAACATCTAGCATAGAGGGGGCATACTGATAATTGCACGATGGAGTAACTTACGCTCCTGCTATTTCTTGATATGTGCTGGTGATGATAAAGTCGGCATGATTCATGGCAATTAGATCAGCAGTGAATTGACAGGAGAATTGGTACTTATCCTCAAAATCCTTCCAGTATATGTCAGAATCTGGGTACTTCGTCTTCTCCAGGGCATGTGCTATGGTGCACTATGCAGAACAGATATTATATAActaaaaaaatacatgaaagaaAGACTAGCTAAACAGTTTAGTTTCTACCCACTCAGATCCAAAAACAGCGGCAAACCTGCGTAATTCCCATCTTATGAGCCAATAATGATGCAACAAGATTACCATCACTGTAGTTCCCAATAATAAAATCTGGATAGCCTTGCAACTCTAAGGCAATTTCACCTGCTGCATCCTGATACCCAATGACATGACAAAATGATGATAGATGAGTATAGGTACAGCAAGGGATAAGAAAGGACATCACTATCCATCTGAGACAAGAGAAAGCATGTACAGAACTACTAAAACTAGATAACCCTGGAAACTGGGAGAATTGCATGTTGCATCAGGAAAAAGGACAGAGAGATGCAAACTTGGTCCATATTAGGTCTTGATTATGCACAGTTAGATGTTGTGACACAAAGCCACATAATTCATCTACAATTCGCTAAAAACAAGCTCACGACATAGATTTTTCCCTAAATGGTGTCAGAGAAGTCAACAATTCCAGTGAAAGCAAATCATATCAATCAACCCTAAAAGAAACACAATAAGCAACAGCACTAATTGGGACTAGGTAACATGAAAGAGATTGTAGAAGTTCTTGAACTGAGCTTTCTTCCAGAGAAAATCCTCCCTTCGGCCTCTCTTCCCTTCTAAGCCTCACCccaattaaagaaagaaaaaatgaatgagaaaacCAGGAAGAGTGCCAGTTAACAAAAAGGTCGCTTCCCCTGTTTGAAGGGCTGAAATTAGTAACATTTGGATACCGCATTCTTTCTTTGAGATAATGAAGACCATTAACTTTGTGTATGTCTTTGGAGGTAAAGTTGATCCGTTCACCAAtcacaaagaaacaaaatttatgaTGTAACGTATCATCATTGGATCAGGAATGGATGAAGTTCAGGGGATATAAATAACTATTTTAACAACAAAAGTCATACAGTTTACCTCAGCAAAAGCTTCCAAAAAAGGCCACACATCAAATCTTGAAATCCATTTATGAAGAATTCCTTTCTCAGATCTGAAGGGAACTCGCAGAATATATGTGTGATGTGTTCCACTGACTGTTTCCAGCCGTTGGTTACATGTAGTTCCTTTTGCATCAGGTATCAACCTAGTAAcctgaaagaacaaaaatcaagaagaagaaaaaaagggagaaccGAGAATAAATGGCAGTACCAGAGAAAGCAATGGTAGCATGCTCAAGCAAAGTAATAAATCATTTTATACATACAATAAGAATTCTAGGGGTCACATCCAGTCCTTGCTTCTGTATTCTGAGGAGCATTTCATTCTCCAGTGCCCGAACCTGATCGAGTATGTAAACAATCTGCATGCAGTAGCCAATGTAAATACTATAGGTACGGTCACTCACAGAGACCGCATCAATAATGAAGAGGCAATAAGTAATAGAttactttcatttattttgttactaGTATTACAAAAAAGATCAAAGTCATACCTACCTGCCCTCCAGTATCCGGTAACCCCAAGACATTAGCTTGCCCAAAATATCCATGTGGGGACAATATGACAACATTAAATACAATAGGAATCCTGCCAAGGAATGCCTCTATAGTGGAGGGATCGGGAGCGTGTAGGATATCCAACAGAAGATGCATCATCTCTAAAACCGTAGTTGCACTATCGCCCCAACCTCTCTCAAACCCCATACCTTGCAACCTAAATGAAATTGTGAGAATAGAGTGAACATGTCGGAAAGAGAAGAtttaaaatgcatgaaaattttatctCTGTCAAAAAACTTCATGAAAACAAGCTTACTCATATTCGAAGTCTGAGTAGGGTGTGTCAGATGGAAGCCTAGAGAGATAATCCTCTGCCTTAGACAAAGCAGACTCAAGTTTCAAAATAGTTTGTATTCGGTCATTTAACATCAACGTCTGTAAAGGATGCTCATTAGTATTTGCAAGATCATCAGCCAGAGACATGTGATTTTGAAGAAGCTCACAAGAATGTTGGAAAGACAAGAATGTTGAAGAGACAAGCATAAGGGAGATGCACAAGCACATTATCATGTTATGAAGTTGCGCTACaattttctctcaaaaggaatCTATTTCAGAGACTTACATGACCTTTATGTTTGTGCGTACGAAGAAAATCAAGCAATGGCTCCAAGCAATCTTTATTCCGGAACATGATTGAAGAAAGGTGGCGGTTGAGAAATTGAACGCCATTGCCAATATATGACGATTGATTTGAGCGAGGAAAGGTTGCATTGAATGGCTCAAAGTCAAGCTCAAGCACAAAAGGGGTATTTGACCTGATTCACGTTCAAAAGGCAATGAAACTGGAACACGCAAAATAACATGattcatcaagaaaatttaGAGTAGATATTGCATggttaagaaaagaaagttgcTTACAGCCCATCCACAAGCTCTTCTTTGAATCGAAGATATTCAGATACAGTCAATTCATCCACACTAAGCTCATTCACGTTGATACGGACATATTCCCAAACACCTGGTGTTGGACGGACTGCTACTGCTACAAATGGAGGTAAAACTATGGCTTCCTGTTACCATACGCAAAAGGAAACATTAGCACTTCACAAACTAACGGGTGAATGAAACGTTGAGACATGAACAAACAATTGCATGAGTCAGGTATGAACTTTCTGAAGATAGAACAATATATGTGTCTTTCTTCAGTCAACCCAGCCAGGACAGGTTAACAGATGATAAGAACGCAACCAAGGATTTCCTTAGCTAAAACATTTAGACAAAATATATGCAGTAGGAAGAAAATGCAACTCTAGTGTATATGTACATTAAACATTGCTTGGTTATATTTCAAGTTTACTCTCCTTTCACACAACCAATGCAGAAGCCAAAACTGATATCCTCTCATAACTAGGTAGCAAAAGCCGTCTCAGCTGTGATCTCATCTTGAGGttgaaagaaaataactaaCATAAAGTTCTGTTGAGCTCCACAGTCCTAGCTGCAGTGAAGTTGCTTACTACTGATGGCTCAACATCACCTCTATGGGTGTTAAATAAACTCAACattcataaaattgaaaataacttttttttggttatttgtttctgtccttttttttccttccttttcacTGAAAGTTGCATCTTATGAAAGGAAAAGTAACTAAATCGAAGATACACCTGGGCGGATTTTAGGACCTCGTTGAAGGGGCAAGCGCTCAGACTTTGTCCTGATTGCTCATCATCCAATATGCTGTCAAGCTCATCCAGCAAGTGATGCGGCTGCAATATCCCTTTTCCTTGTTTCACATACCTTAAAAGCGGAAATAAAATCACACGGGAAAACTCGATACAAGCCAGTCATTTCAAACAGCCAGACTGAAGTGACAATGACATGCTCCTCCCCCATGATTAACACCCCCACTCCACAAGCTCTCACTAAGCTCTTTGATTGCCCATGAAATGAACAGCTACGAGATTTGCATGCATGAACCCCATATCTTCGTTTTTGCAAACAAAGAAGAGGGTATACTTTGTTTTTCTTGGGTGAATGTTACATGTTAGATGGTAACCTGCCTAAGTGAAAGCTGAGATAGTAGAATATCTGAATATGATGCATAAATAATTTTCTGTCTCCTTAACACAATTATACGTGAGATATATCAATTGCTAAATGAACAAACAAATGATGGAACTGGATGTCAAGCACTAGATCTCCAACTTCGGTACTATAagcataattaaataataaatcacattttCATCTActaacttaagcttttaaaacagtTTGTTGTGATCTCACCAAATCTCACGTGGTATCAAAATTAGAGATCCTAACTTCAAATCTTACCAAGTCCCATTTGTCTgcccaattaaatttccacgtTTAGTACTAGACAAAGAGCCAGACGAAGCGTGAGAAAAAGTGTTAGAATGGTTAAATACTAAACCATGCCTTAatctaacagcttaagctttttAAAACAGCTGGTAGTGGTCCCACAAACGCATTCATCTAAGTTTTTAGCGCAGTTTGTCCCACCAAATCTCAAAGGTACCATCACAATGCGAGTTAAATAAAATAGACCATCGAACCAAACATCAAGCCGCAAACAAGATCTGATGAAACATAAAAAGTTTGTCTTCTATCCACCACAACCATTTCAGTAACCGCTGTTAGAGCATGAAAACCATCTCCTCTATTGATGACGACggaagaaacaaagaagccAATGCAGATTCCGGAACACAACCATCTCATCTATCCCAACAAAATCAAGCCAGGACTGATTGGGGGTGActatttctcttcctcctccagaAACCTCCTTCGACATCTCCCGGACAACCGCAGATTGAACACATCCAGCAGGCAAGGCCTCATCGAAGAATAAATGGCGGAGGATGATGCGAAGGGTGACAAGCGAACCGACCTGGAGAGAAGCGAAAACAGATCGTTGCAGTGAGCCCTGACGCTGTCCTCGACTCGCTTCTTCACGCTCGGCACGCGATCCAACTTGGCAGTCGCCATGACTTGGCTCACTTCTCAAAAAACTTGCGCTCTCTCTGCTACGAAACTCTCCAACGTTCgccaaaaagggggagaaaaacaCGAGAGAGGTTTGAGTTTTGACCATTAGCGAGCGAGAGCGTTCGAACTTCAAGGCGcgaagagaggagagatgaattgaagaaggaagaagggaggaggaagatggtGATCGGCCATGGAGAATCGCTGACAGGTGTCTCTCCCCTCGCGCTCTCATCTTGCGCTGCGCGCGCGAACCCATTTGCCCGAGTCAAAATCTCGTAATTTATATACACTGGcaaggaaaaatacaaaaaaaaatcgaattagattaaaaaaaaaagaaagtgcaaaatTCTCATTTACCATGAACTCATGTCAATTGATATTTTAGAGTTTGCTGTGGAATTTTCTTATACAATATGATACGTCTCGATGCAAATCTCTAGATTTCCTCCCATTTTGCACATCATTATTCAAACCAAacgaagtttttttttcttttcaattcgcTCCCCTAAACTCCATATGTTCGTGTCAATTAGCCCCTTATCTCAGCAAACATTAGGTCACCATTGGCTAAGTACGAAAGTTTTGCGTGCCATTCTCTCACCCCAAATGAAGGGCAAACGGGGAAAATCACAATGGTTTTCAAGAAATAGTATATCTATGCTTTGTTACCAACTATAGAATTATCATCATGGTCGCACACATCAAGTCACGCATGAGTAGAGAGTGTTAACCTTTTAATTGACAAACAAAAAATGGGAACAAAACAGCACCAATCCaatgagaagagaaaaaggaacacaatgaaaataaatacatgttttttcatgtatttttttttttcaaaaattacagTTCATTTGGTCCATCACTATGCATGCATATGCAAGCGATGATCATTTCTAATGATTCTTTTCATCGTAACcaacacaatttatttttaaatgcacataaaaaagaaaaaagaaaagtaaattgaATATGAACCCTCAATATCTCTACCTTATTGCGATTTCACTCTAATCATTAGTCCTGTCTTAATATTCGATAGGCGCAAATATCTTAATTTGCACGCGATTCTTTAGAATCTTAATTTTAAATGGGCATTTTAGGGGGGAAAATACAGACAAAAGTCGCTGAAATTATGCCACGAATTCTTGCCACTAATCTAGAGTGGGCCCttaccgaccaaaaagaaaatatctagAGTGGGACCTTTACCGacctagaaaaagaaaaatccagaGTGGGCCTCTCGACCGAAACAAAAATCTAGTGGGCCCCGGCCGGCGCCCTTTACATCTCGTCGAAGGGGCAGGTCAAGCCCTAGGCGGAAGcggctcttcttctttttaatttcttcttttttttccctcctcctctctcgtcgttctcctttttcctcatttttacTTACgattaatatcctaaaaatctCAACTATAtagtaaaattattttgaatttattttttaatcatgaaaaattttaaattagtatacatataataaatttatcctaaacgaCTATAAAAGCCCCCATTAGTGCACttctaataaatttaccttaaactattttgtttaactattaaaaatctaaaactagTATATTCGTAACAAATATGTCAttcgttaaattggattgatattgtaaaaaataaaaataaagaaatttattaattgtgacaaacaaataataaaatcccaaatcgaTATATTAATTAACTGTCAAATATTatccaatttaacaattttgagagattaaatttgttataagcgtaacaatttgagataaatttataaaaaaaaaatgtatcaattaaggatttttaataataaaaaaattaatttgagataaatttattatatatatatcacttgGAGATTTTTAGCATATTAACTTATCTCCGTGGATGTTCCGTCCGTGTATCCAATCGAAAATCGGAATTCGAAATTCGAAATTCGAAATCCGCCTGGTCGGTGATAAATCGTTCCTGGGGAAAagaaatattgttttttttggtcggtggaaaagaaatattgtttataaaatcaaaaGGGACGAACTGCATGTCTCCGGAAGCGAGCAAGAGGCAAAAGCACGCTACTCCTCCGCCTGATATCTCCTTCGCAAGCGGCCCCATCGCGGCCGACTCCGTCTCTGTCTGCTCCTCtccacctctctctttcttctctcccagGGCCTTCATCGTCGGCGAGGACTTTTCCACCACGCGCAAAGGACTGCTGCTTCTTCACCTCCTCCCACCTGCAAAATCCGTCCCCGGCGTCGCCCGATCCGCGGTACGTGCGTTTGGTTGTCGGGCGAGTTCGCAGAAAGAGGGTATTGAGACCCAATAAAGAgaggacaaaaacaaaaaaaaaccgaaGTCTGGAAGTGCGTTTCTCTCCGAGGAATCGTCGTTCGTTCTTGTTGACGGAGTAAACGATGGCGTGCCTGTGATTGGTTAAGTAAAAAGTGCGAAGGTTCATATCGCTCGCCTTTTTATCGGtttaattaattagattgaCGCCTTTTGCGTTTTGTTTATCTTAAATCGGTACTGTTAGTTCTAGGGTGTACCTATAAAAAAGCTCCTCCTTTTCATCTCTCTGCGCTTGCACATGAAATTTCAGTCGGGACTTGTTTTCAATCGTTTTCTTTGATTTGCCTGCAAGGAAGCATCCTGCATAGAGTTATTCTTCTTGGAGTAGTTGCCCATCAGCGTGGATTTTCATTTTAGTCCATCTGGCTGTGATCAATCGAATCTGAGTAAGTTTGGAGAACTTTTTCGCACATCAGATACACCATGCTCAAGGTCCCGGATCATCAAGTCGCCGGCCACCGGGGAGACGGGGGAAAGCTGGGGCCACTGGTGGATGATTCGGGCCGCTTCTATAAGCCTCTCCAGAGCGATCATCGCGGAGACACGGAATTGGCCTTTTACGAGTCATTCTATTCCAATACCGAGATCCCAGGTCACATTCGCAAATTCTTTCCTGCGTTTCACGGAACTAAGACTATTGAGGCGTCTGATGGATCGGGTCCTCAACCTCACCTGGTTCTGGAGGATCTCGTCGCGGGTCGCACGAACCCATCTGTCATGGACATCAAGACTGGATCCAGAACATGGTATCCGGAGGCCTCTGAGGAGTACATCCAAAAGTGCTTAGAGAAAGATCGAAATAGCACAAGCGTTTCGTTGGGTTTTAGGATTTCTGGGCTAAGGGTATATCAAAATAGCGAAGCTGGATTTTGGCAACCTGAGAAGAAGGTTGTTTATAGCTTTAATGCGGACGGTGTCAGGTCGGCTCTGAGGAAGTTTGTTTCTTCCAACTTGTCTCTGGGTCCAAATGTGGATCCGGATGGTTTGTATGCATCAAAAGTTTACTGTCACCGGGGTGGAA
The sequence above is drawn from the Eucalyptus grandis isolate ANBG69807.140 chromosome 11, ASM1654582v1, whole genome shotgun sequence genome and encodes:
- the LOC104426781 gene encoding putative invertase inhibitor yields the protein MHRPMITMLSILIILALSVNAQPSSSDLISQVCAHVPRKGFCESTLRSDPRSEGADTAGLAAVALALAASNATDNAAFIGRMLGGGGDGWAGGSLDPAVEQCLSDCADQYVDAVEQVEASIAAASARDYGGLRPWVKAALADAESCEEGFRMEAGGHQMLMSRRNKVFKLLCDTALRIVELLVLA
- the LOC104426782 gene encoding sucrose synthase 2 isoform X1, with protein sequence MVKTQTSLVFFSPFLANVGEFRSRESASFLRSEPSHGDCQVGSRAEREEASRGQRQGSLQRSVFASLQPHHLLDELDSILDDEQSGQSLSACPFNEVLKSAQEAIVLPPFVAVAVRPTPGVWEYVRINVNELSVDELTVSEYLRFKEELVDGLSNTPFVLELDFEPFNATFPRSNQSSYIGNGVQFLNRHLSSIMFRNKDCLEPLLDFLRTHKHKGHTLMLNDRIQTILKLESALSKAEDYLSRLPSDTPYSDFEYELQGMGFERGWGDSATTVLEMMHLLLDILHAPDPSTIEAFLGRIPIVFNVVILSPHGYFGQANVLGLPDTGGQIVYILDQVRALENEMLLRIQKQGLDVTPRILIVTRLIPDAKGTTCNQRLETVSGTHHTYILRVPFRSEKGILHKWISRFDVWPFLEAFAEDAAGEIALELQGYPDFIIGNYSDGNLVASLLAHKMGITQCTIAHALEKTKYPDSDIYWKDFEDKYQFSCQFTADLIAMNHADFIITSTYQEIAGAKNTVGQYESYTAFTLPGLYRVVHGIDVFDPKFNIVSPGADMSIYFPYFEKHRRLTALHDSIEKLLFHTEQNEKHVGRLRDKSKPIVFQMARLDRVKNITGLVECYGKSSELRELANLVVIAGNNDVKKSKDREEAEEIEKMHDLIKTYKLDGQFRWISVQTNRACNGELYRCIADTKGVFVQPALYESFGLTVVEAMTCGLPTFATCQGGPAEIIEHGVSGFHINPYHPDQASALMVDFLQRCKEDLSCWKKISDAGLQRIYDRYTWKIYSERLMTLAGVYGFWKHVSKLERRATRRYGEMLYILKFRELVKPVPQAVDNPC
- the LOC104426782 gene encoding sucrose synthase 2 isoform X2; the protein is MATAKLDRVPSVKKRVEDSVRAHCNDLFSLLSRYVKQGKGILQPHHLLDELDSILDDEQSGQSLSACPFNEVLKSAQEAIVLPPFVAVAVRPTPGVWEYVRINVNELSVDELTVSEYLRFKEELVDGLSNTPFVLELDFEPFNATFPRSNQSSYIGNGVQFLNRHLSSIMFRNKDCLEPLLDFLRTHKHKGHTLMLNDRIQTILKLESALSKAEDYLSRLPSDTPYSDFEYELQGMGFERGWGDSATTVLEMMHLLLDILHAPDPSTIEAFLGRIPIVFNVVILSPHGYFGQANVLGLPDTGGQIVYILDQVRALENEMLLRIQKQGLDVTPRILIVTRLIPDAKGTTCNQRLETVSGTHHTYILRVPFRSEKGILHKWISRFDVWPFLEAFAEDAAGEIALELQGYPDFIIGNYSDGNLVASLLAHKMGITQCTIAHALEKTKYPDSDIYWKDFEDKYQFSCQFTADLIAMNHADFIITSTYQEIAGAKNTVGQYESYTAFTLPGLYRVVHGIDVFDPKFNIVSPGADMSIYFPYFEKHRRLTALHDSIEKLLFHTEQNEKHVGRLRDKSKPIVFQMARLDRVKNITGLVECYGKSSELRELANLVVIAGNNDVKKSKDREEAEEIEKMHDLIKTYKLDGQFRWISVQTNRACNGELYRCIADTKGVFVQPALYESFGLTVVEAMTCGLPTFATCQGGPAEIIEHGVSGFHINPYHPDQASALMVDFLQRCKEDLSCWKKISDAGLQRIYDRYTWKIYSERLMTLAGVYGFWKHVSKLERRATRRYGEMLYILKFRELVKPVPQAVDNPC
- the LOC104426783 gene encoding inositol polyphosphate multikinase beta, with product MLKVPDHQVAGHRGDGGKLGPLVDDSGRFYKPLQSDHRGDTELAFYESFYSNTEIPGHIRKFFPAFHGTKTIEASDGSGPQPHLVLEDLVAGRTNPSVMDIKTGSRTWYPEASEEYIQKCLEKDRNSTSVSLGFRISGLRVYQNSEAGFWQPEKKVVYSFNADGVRSALRKFVSSNLSLGPNVDPDGLYASKVYCHRGGILAQLLQLKEWFEVQTNYHFYSCSLIILYDRESALDGRAHPKVKLVDFAHVMDGHGVIDHNFLGGLCSVIKFIRDIVDEDNECAKCEVNLGLKENGFYKSSTEPELDHEAC